The sequence CGCGCGGCGGGCTCGACGGTTACGAGCTGTTGCCGGCCGTGCGCGCGGATCTGTTGCGGCGGTTAGGGCGGAAGGAAGAGGCGACGGCCGCCTATGTTGCCGCTACGGCTGCGACACAGCTGGAGCCGTTGCGGCGGCTCTATGCGCGGCGAATGAGGGAGATGGGGTAGTCGCCACACACTCCGTCATTGCGAGCGTAGCGAAGCAATCCAGACTGGCTCGGTGGAAACGGTCTGGATTGCTTCGTCGCAAGTGCTCCTCGCAATGACGGAGTGTGCGGCTGCCGCCGTCACTTCGACGCGACCGTCGTCCCATCCTGCGGCAGGCTCGCCAGCAGCGCCTGCAAGGTCGAGAGCGTCGAGTGATCCGCGACACCGTCCAGCCGCGCCGGGCGGAAATGGCGCTGGAAGGCGGTGACGACCTCCATCGTCGCGGCGTCGTATTTGCCGTTCAGCGGCACGCCATAGCCGTACTTTGCGAGCGCCTGCTGCATGCTCAGCACCGCATCGCTGATCGTGCCGAGCATCAGTGTCTCGCCGCGCACGACCGGTGCGGGCGTGACCCAGTGACCGACGCCGGAATTGGCCAGCGAATGCCACGGAAACTTTTCGCCGGGATCCTTCTTGCGCGCGGGGGCGACGTCGGAATGGCCGAGCACCCGGTGCGCGGGTACCTTGCGGCGAAGCATGATGCCGCGGCACAGCGCGATCACGGCCGCGATCTGGCGCAGCGGAAACTCCGGATAGCCCCAGTCGTGACCGCGATTGACGATCTCGATGCCGATCGAGCAGGAATTGACGTCGTCCTCGCCGGCCCAGGACGAGACGCCGGCGTGCCAGGCGCGCTTGGCCTCGGGCACGCATTGCACGATGCGGCCGTCCTCCAGCACGACGTAATGTGCCGATACTTCCGTCCCCGCCGTGCACAGCCGCGCCAGCGCACCCTCGACGTCGGGCATGCCGGTGTAGTGCAGCACGATCATGTCCACCTGCCGTCCCTTGTTGCGCTCGCCATGGTTGGGCGAAGGGATGATGTCGGAGACGATCGAGGAATCCGGCTCGAACGTGCGCATGTTCGCCGCGGCCTTGGGAACCGGGAGGACGCGCTGACGCTTCGAATCAGATCCAGACGGCGAACCGGACGACATAGGCAGCTCAAGTCGGAACAGGAGAGTGGGCCAAGCCCTTCTCTTTACTATTCCTTTACCCTCCGCCGTGCGCAATCGCGCGACGCGGTTAACGGATGCATTTTGAACAGGTGTGTGGATGAGGCATCACCATCGCCTCACCTTTTCGACTTGTAACGAGCCGATCAACGCTTTCTTAACGCTAAGGGCCGTTACTGAGGGATGAAGAGCCGACCCGCGTCCGGAGGCGGCCAAAGCGTATTTTGGCTCGAAATCCCATGGCTGCCCGACAAATTCCACTGGGAACTCTGGGTTTGGCGCCCGGGACGGCCGGGCTCGGTAACCATGTTGGACTGGGGCTTGGTCGTGGAACCGCCGCGACGCGGAATCATTCGAGGCGTTATGGGCTGGTTCGCCCCCGATCTGGCTTGGTCGTTCGGCAGGCCTTGTGCTGGAAGGCGTGGCGCATGAGCACCGCTCCTCACATTCCCGTGCTCGGCCGCGAGGCGATCGATCATCTCGCCCCGCGCGCTGGCGGCATCTATGTCGACGCCACCTTCGGCGCCGGCGGCTATAGCCGCGCCATCCTCGACGTACCGGGAACCCGGCTGATCGCGATCGACCGTGATCGCACCGCGATCGCAGGCGGTGCCGAGCTTGTCGCGCGCGCCACGGGCCGGCTGACGCTGGTCGAGGACCGCTTCTCCAATCTTGCAGAAGTTTGCGCGGCCCAAGGCATCGATGGCGTGGACGGCGTCGTGATGGATGTCGGCGTGTCCTCGATGCAGCTCGACCAGGCCGGCCGCGGCTTCTCCTTCCGCCTCGACGGCCCGCTCGACATGCGGATGGGACAGACGGGGCCGACCGCGGCCGACGTGGTCGCGCGTGCCTCGGAAGGCGATCTCGCCGACATCATTTATCAGCTCGGTGAGGAGCGGCAGTCACGCCGCATCGCCCGCGCCATCGTCGCCGACCGGCAGGAGACGCCGTTCACGACGACGCGCGCGCTCGCCGATCTCATCGGCAGGATCGTGCGGTCCAAGCCCGGCGACATCCATCCCGCGACGCGGACGTTCCAGGCCCTGCGCATCTTCGTCAACGAAGAGCTCGACGAGCTCCAGACCGCGCTCGCGGCGGCCGAGCGCGTGCTCAAGCCCGGCGGCCGTCTCGTCGTCGTCTCGTTCCATTCGCTGGAAGACCGCATCGTCAAGAATTTCCTTGGCGAACGCTCGAAGACCGGCGGCGGCTCGCGGCATCTTCCGGAGATGGCGCAGGCTGCGCCGAGCTTCCAGCTGCTGACCCGACGCCCCGTAGTCGCGGGCGAAGACGAAGTCGCGAACAATCCGCGTGCGCGTTCCGCCAAGCTGCGCGCCGCGGAACGCACAGATGCGCCTGCGCACAAGGACGATGAGTCCTCGCCCTGGCCAAAACTCTCCGACGTGATGAGGGGAGGCTAGCGCATGCGCATCATCCACCTCCTCGTCATCGGCGCGCTGATCTTCGCAGCGGCCTATGTCTACCGGATCAAGATGGACTCCACCGCGCGCACCGAGAGGGTGCTGCGGCTGCATGCGGAGATCCGCGAGCAGCGCGATGCGATCGCCGCGCTCCGCTCCGAATGGGCCAAGCTCGATGCGCCCCTGCGCCTGCAGGGCTTGTCCGAGCGGCATCTGCCGCTCAAGCCGGTCAACGGCACGCAATATGACTCGCTGAAGAATCTGCCCGAGCGTCCGCCGCGGATGTTCAGGCCCGGCGAG is a genomic window of Bradyrhizobium sp. CB1717 containing:
- a CDS encoding N-acetylmuramoyl-L-alanine amidase yields the protein MRTFEPDSSIVSDIIPSPNHGERNKGRQVDMIVLHYTGMPDVEGALARLCTAGTEVSAHYVVLEDGRIVQCVPEAKRAWHAGVSSWAGEDDVNSCSIGIEIVNRGHDWGYPEFPLRQIAAVIALCRGIMLRRKVPAHRVLGHSDVAPARKKDPGEKFPWHSLANSGVGHWVTPAPVVRGETLMLGTISDAVLSMQQALAKYGYGVPLNGKYDAATMEVVTAFQRHFRPARLDGVADHSTLSTLQALLASLPQDGTTVASK
- the rsmH gene encoding 16S rRNA (cytosine(1402)-N(4))-methyltransferase RsmH translates to MSTAPHIPVLGREAIDHLAPRAGGIYVDATFGAGGYSRAILDVPGTRLIAIDRDRTAIAGGAELVARATGRLTLVEDRFSNLAEVCAAQGIDGVDGVVMDVGVSSMQLDQAGRGFSFRLDGPLDMRMGQTGPTAADVVARASEGDLADIIYQLGEERQSRRIARAIVADRQETPFTTTRALADLIGRIVRSKPGDIHPATRTFQALRIFVNEELDELQTALAAAERVLKPGGRLVVVSFHSLEDRIVKNFLGERSKTGGGSRHLPEMAQAAPSFQLLTRRPVVAGEDEVANNPRARSAKLRAAERTDAPAHKDDESSPWPKLSDVMRGG